The Negativicutes bacterium genomic sequence GGTGTCCTCACGTGGATCGCCCGGCGCTGGAATATAGCCTCTTTGACAGAATTGGCCTATCTCCTGCCGCAGTTGGCAGCAAGTCTGTGGTTATATCGAAAAATCAAACAAGAAAAAATCGTGATTTCCGTAAGCAACGATTCCGGTTTTACGATCAAGCGGTTTTGTGGCTTTCTTCTGCTGCTGGTTTTCGGTAATGTATTTTTCAGTTCGCTGACCGCAACCATCGTTCAGAATGTTTTGGGTCGGTTCAACTATAATTTCAATTTTGATCTTCTCAACAACAGCACAGCAGTAACTTCGCCCGCGCGGCTGCTGACTGTTATTTTCTTGGCTCCCATTACGGAAGAATTGCTTTTCCGCGGCATTATTCTGCAAAAGCTGAAGGAATTTGGCCCTGTGTTTTCCATTGGTATGACGACACTCTTATTTACTTTGGTTCATGGCAAT encodes the following:
- a CDS encoding CPBP family intramembrane metalloprotease; the encoded protein is MKEIGKKIGSAIWGYFIILILVEGVLTWIARRWNIASLTELAYLLPQLAASLWLYRKIKQEKIVISVSNDSGFTIKRFCGFLLLLVFGNVFFSSLTATIVQNVLGRFNYNFNFDLLNNSTAVTSPARLLTVIFLAPITEELLFRGIILQKLKEFGPVFSIGMTTLLFTLVHGNIISMFGVFFPGLLFGYVALRYSISWSILLHMANNAFALFFQSLPDSHFFLQAQYFMFFLGLLALLILCLIIFKKRAAIRQFFRNDKVDRNLYWQLFASKRMIGLIVLFIMTNLLFIQASLPGIPS